A single Seriola aureovittata isolate HTS-2021-v1 ecotype China chromosome 19, ASM2101889v1, whole genome shotgun sequence DNA region contains:
- the meis2b gene encoding homeobox protein Meis2b, with translation MAQRYDELSHYGGAMDGVGVPTSMYGDPHAPRPLPQVHHLNHGPPPHPTQHYGAHAPHNIMPSSMGSAVNDALKRDKDQIYGHPLFPLLALVFEKCELATCTPREPGVAGGDVCSSDSFNEDIAVFAKQIRAEKPLFSSNPELDNLMIQAIQVLRFHLLELEKVHELCDNFCHRYISCLKGKMPIDLVIEERDVCKSDFDDLSGSSTNLADHNPASWRDMDDAHSTPSVGTPGPSSGGHVSQSGDNTSELGDGLDNSLASPGTGDEDDQDKKRQKKRGIFPKVATNIMRAWLFQHLTHPYPSEEQKKQLAQDTGLTILQVNNWFINARRRIVQPMIDQSNRAVSQGTAYSPDGQPMGGFVLDGQQHMGLRPGGPMGGMGMNMGMDGQWHYM, from the exons ATGGCGCAAAGG TACGATGAGCTTTCTCATTACGGAGGCGCGATGGACGGAGTCGGAGTGCCCACCTCCATGTACGGTGACCCGCACGCTCCCCGACCCCTGCCCCAGGTCCACCATCTGAACCACGGGCCGCCCCCGCACCCGACCCAGCACTACGGAGCCCACGCGCCGCACAACATCATGCCGAGCAGCATGGGCAGCGCCGTGAACGACGCACTGAAGAGAGACAAGGACCAGATCTACGG ccacCCGTTGTTCCCTCTGCTTGCTCTGGTGTTCGAGAAGTGCGAGCTGGCGACCTGCACGCCCAGAGAGCCCGGGGTGGCGGGAGGAGACGTCTGCTCCTCCGACTCTTTCAATGAAGACATAGCCGTGTTTGCAAAACAG ATCCGAGCagaaaaacctttattttcCTCCAACCCGGAGCTGGATAACCTG ATGATTCAAGCGATTCAGGTGCTTCGGTTTCATCTGCTGGAGTTAGAGAAG GTCCATGAGCTCTGTGATAACTTCTGCCACCGGTACATCAGCTGCCTCAAAGGCAAAATGCCGATTGACCTGGTCATAGAGGAGCGAGATGTCTGCAAGTCGGACTTCGACGACCTCTCAGGATCCTCCACGAACCTGGCAGATCAC AACCCAGCGTCCTGGAGAGACATGGACGACGCCCACTCCACACCCTCCGTGGGCACCCCGGGACCATCCAGTGGGGGACACGTCTCCCAGAGTGGAGACAACACCAGTGAACTCG GAGACGGCCTCGACAACAGCCTGGCATCACCAGGCACGGGAGACGAGGACGACCAGGAcaagaagaggcagaagaaacGAGGCATCTTTCCCAAAGTGGCCACAAACATAATGAGGGCGTGGCTGTTCCAGCACCTCACG CACCCGTACCCCtcagaggagcagaagaagcagTTAGCACAGGATACAGGCCTCACCATTCTTCAAGTGAACAACTG GTTTATTAATGCAAGAAGGAGAATAGTCCAGCCTATGATTGACCAGTCCAACAGAGCAG TGAGTCAGGGTACAGCTTACAGTCCGGATGGCCAGCCAATGGGAGGCTTCGTTCTTGATGGGCAGCAGCACATGGGTCTCCGACCTGGAG GACCCATGGGTGGCATGGGCATGAACATGGGCATGGATGGGCAGTGGCACTACATGTAA